A single Paracholeplasma manati DNA region contains:
- the htpG gene encoding molecular chaperone HtpG, which translates to MSKTQAFKTESQKLLHLMTHSIYTQKEIFLRELISNASDAIDKRHFLSLTDEQVPSGEYKITITPNKEQRTLTITDTGIGFTEEELITNLGTIAQSGSKAFIEKLDQNDTNIIGQFGVGFYSAFMVSDKVEVRTKSPYANTGYLWTSDGVSEFTVDVLDRDVVGTEITLYLKADIEDEEVKENFSDYLEVYELRSLIKKYSDYVRYPIYLSEDLEKPVNQMTPLWQRSKADITDEALNGFYKHQFNDFEDPMKVIHMSVEGMLTFNALLFIPKKPAYNFYSETYEKGLQLYSKGVFIQDKNKDLIGDHFKFVKGVVDSSDLSLNISRELLQQDRQLKKISSSIEKKIKNELQNWLENDREKYIEFYDVYKTSLKYGIYQNFGLHKELLQDLILFKTNLSDDYITFKEYLDRKKTDQKDIYYATGKSKQAILNLPQMGILKEKGYEVLLLTEEVDEFMIQIMGSYNEAPFKSIQSADLDLVDEEKKKDIKKKEKSNKSLLEALKEALGDKVSDVKLSQRLKDAPVCLVSGEGLSLEMEKVLKNVPNGEQVKAERILELNPDHDIFQVLQGLTEDKAALKSYATLLYHQALLIEGLPIEDPSEYIQVLNDWMVHKK; encoded by the coding sequence ATGTCAAAGACACAAGCATTCAAAACAGAATCTCAAAAGCTTTTACATTTGATGACACACTCAATTTACACACAAAAAGAAATCTTCCTTAGAGAACTCATATCCAACGCGAGTGACGCGATTGATAAGAGACACTTTTTATCTCTAACGGATGAACAAGTCCCGTCCGGGGAATACAAAATCACCATCACACCCAACAAGGAACAAAGAACCCTTACAATCACAGATACTGGGATTGGTTTCACCGAAGAAGAATTGATTACCAATCTTGGAACGATTGCACAAAGTGGATCCAAAGCATTCATTGAAAAACTCGACCAAAACGATACAAACATCATCGGTCAATTCGGGGTCGGTTTCTACAGTGCTTTCATGGTTTCTGACAAGGTTGAAGTTAGAACCAAATCCCCTTACGCAAACACCGGTTATTTATGGACATCGGATGGTGTTTCAGAATTTACCGTCGATGTGTTAGACCGCGATGTTGTGGGTACTGAAATTACTTTATACTTAAAAGCGGATATTGAAGATGAAGAAGTCAAAGAAAACTTCAGTGACTACCTTGAAGTCTATGAATTGCGTTCACTCATCAAAAAGTATAGCGATTATGTGCGTTACCCAATCTATTTATCAGAAGATTTAGAAAAACCAGTCAACCAAATGACCCCGCTTTGGCAACGTTCAAAAGCGGACATCACCGATGAAGCTTTAAATGGTTTTTATAAACACCAATTCAATGACTTTGAAGACCCGATGAAAGTCATTCACATGTCAGTTGAAGGGATGTTAACTTTCAATGCGTTACTGTTCATCCCTAAAAAACCAGCTTATAATTTCTATAGTGAAACCTATGAAAAAGGATTACAACTCTATTCCAAAGGTGTCTTCATCCAAGACAAGAATAAAGATTTGATTGGCGATCACTTCAAGTTTGTTAAAGGGGTTGTAGACTCCTCCGATTTATCCTTAAATATCTCTCGTGAACTCTTACAACAAGACAGACAACTCAAAAAGATTTCCAGTTCAATTGAAAAGAAGATAAAGAATGAACTTCAAAACTGGTTAGAGAATGACCGTGAGAAATACATTGAATTCTATGATGTATATAAGACATCCTTAAAATATGGCATTTATCAAAACTTCGGTTTACACAAAGAACTTTTACAAGACCTCATTTTATTTAAAACCAACCTTTCGGATGACTACATCACTTTCAAAGAATACCTAGACCGTAAAAAGACCGATCAAAAAGACATCTATTACGCGACCGGTAAATCCAAACAAGCCATCTTAAACCTACCTCAAATGGGTATCCTCAAAGAAAAAGGGTATGAAGTATTATTACTGACCGAAGAAGTGGATGAATTTATGATTCAAATCATGGGTTCATACAACGAAGCACCATTCAAATCGATTCAATCCGCCGATTTAGACTTGGTGGATGAGGAAAAGAAAAAGGATATTAAGAAGAAAGAAAAATCCAACAAATCCTTATTAGAAGCCCTTAAGGAAGCCCTTGGCGATAAAGTCTCCGATGTCAAACTCTCTCAACGTTTGAAAGACGCACCTGTGTGCTTGGTTTCAGGCGAAGGTTTGTCTTTAGAAATGGAAAAGGTATTGAAAAACGTACCGAATGGTGAACAAGTTAAAGCGGAACGTATCTTAGAACTCAATCCTGATCATGACATCTTCCAAGTTTTACAAGGCTTAACCGAAGATAAAGCTGCGTTAAAATCTTACGCAACCCTCTTATACCACCAAGCCTTACTCATTGAAGGCTTACCAATCGAAGACCCGTCGGAATACATCCAAGTATTGAATGACTGGATGGTTCACAAGAAATAA